The Deinococcus sedimenti DNA window GCGCGCGGCGCGGCGTGCGGCTGGTGCACGTCAGCACGCCCAGCGTGTACAACGCCACCGGTCACATAGAACAGGTGCGCGAGGACACCCCGGTCGGCCCGCGCTTCGACAGCCTGTACGCCCGCAGCAAATGGCAGGCGGAGCAGGCGGTGCGCGCTGCGCTGCCCGACGCGACGATCCTGCGCCCACGCGGCATCTACGGCGTGGGGGACACCAGCATCGTGCCCCGGCTGGCGACGGCTCTGCGCGCGGGCCGCCTGCCGCGCCTGACCCCTGAGGAGGTCTGGACCGACCTGACCGACGTGCGCAACGTCGCCCATGCGATCACGCTGGCCCTGACCCGCCCCGCGCCCGGCGTGTTCAACGTGACCGACGGGCAGGCCATCCCGCTGTGGGCGACGCTGGACCGGCTGGCCGACACGCTGGGCGTCCCCAGACCCACGCGGCGCGTGCCCGCGCGGCTGCTGGAGGGGGTGGCGGCGGCGCTGGAACTCGGCGCGCGACTGCACCCCGACCAGCCCGAGCCGCCCCTGACCGCCAGCGGCGTACGCCTCCTGACGCGGCCCATGACGCTGGACCTCACGCGGGCCCGCGAGCGCCTGGGCTACGCGCCGGTCGTCACGCCCGAGCAGGGTTTCGCGGACGTGTTCGCCGGGCTGCGCGGAGGGGCCGCGTGACCGTCCGGGTCGTCCCACTGCGGGCCGGGTCGTGCCTGAACCTCGCGGCGATCACCGAACGCGGCGCGCCGTGGCGGGTGCAGGCGTACCCGGCGGGCTTCACGCTGATCCTGCACCCCACGCGCGGCCCCGTCCTGTTCGACACCGGCTACGGCGCGGACGTCGTGACCGCCATGCGCCGCTGGCCGGGCCTGATCTACGGCCTGATCACGCCCGTGCAGTTCGGCCCGCACGACTCCGCCCGCGAGCAGCTGCGCGTGCTGGGTTTCCCCCCGGAGGAGGTCCGGCACGTGATCGTCTCGCACCTGCACGCCGATCACGTGGGCGGCCTGCGGGACTTCCCGCACGCGACCTTCCACCTCGACCGCCGCGCCTGGGAGCCCCTGCGGGCGCTGCGCGGAGTACGTGCGGTACGGCGGGCCTTCATGCCGGAACTCCTCCCGGACGACTTCGAGGACCGCTGCGCGTGGCTGGACTTCAAGCCGGGCGGGGACGCCCTGCACCCCTTCACGGAGGTCGCGGACGTGTTCGGGGACGGTCTGCTGCGCGCCGTGCCGCTTCCCGGTCACGCGCCGGGCATGGTGGGCCTTCTGGCGCAGGAGGAGGCGGGCCTGACCGTCCTGGCCGCCGACGCCGCCTGGAGCGTCCGCGCGGGCCGCGAGGAACGCCCCGTGCACCCGCTGGCCCGCGTGGCGTTCCACGACCCCGCCCAGGAGTCTGCGAGCGGCGCGGCCCTGCGCGCCTTCCTGCACGCGAACCCCGGAGCGAGGCTGCACGTCAGCCACGACGCGCCCGAAGGCTGGACCGCCCCATGAATCTGGACGGCCCCGTGAATACGGTGCTGACCCTGCTGGGCGCGCTGGACGACGCCCGCCTGACCTTCCGCCGCCGCGCGGCGCTGGACCGGCACCAGGACCGCCTCGCGCACGGGCACCTGCGCTGGGTGGCTGCGCACAGCCCCGCCGTCGCCGCCCGCTTCCGCGCCGCCGGACTCCCGCTGAGCCGCTGGCGCGAGCTGCCACCCACCGACAAGGCCGCCATGCTCGCCACGTTCGACACGCTGAACACCGTGGGCGTCACGCTGGACCGCGCGCTGGCGGTCGGACGGCAGGCGGAACGCACCCGCGACTTCACGCCCACCCTCACCACGCCCGCCGGACCCGTCACCGTCGGCCTGTCCACCGGCACGAGCGGCACGCAGGGCGTCTTCCTCGTCAGTCGCGCCGAGCAGGCCCGCTGGGCGGGCACGGTTCTGCGCCACCTGCTGCCCGGCGGCCTGTGGGGGCTGCTGCGCCCGCAGCGGGTCGCGTTCTTCCTGCGGGCCGACAGCCCCCTGTACCGCAGCGTCCGCCGCCGCCAGCTGGAGTTCCGTTTCTTCGACCTGCTGCGCCCCCTGCCCGAACTGGCCGCCGAGGCCCAGGCGTACGCGCCCACCCTGATCGTCGGGCCGCCCGGCGTGCTGCGCGCCCTGCACCACACCGGCATCCAGTTGAATGCCCGCGTGATCAGCGTCGCGGAAGTCCTCGACCCCGACGACGAGGCCGCCCTGCGCGGCTGGGGTGACGTGGTGCAGGTCTATCAGGCCACCGAGGGCCTGCTGGCCCTGCCGTGCCCGCACGGGTCGCTGCACCTGAACGAGGCGCACGTCCACTTCGACCTCGAACCGCTCGGCGATGATCTGCACCGCCCGGTCATCACCGACCTGCGCCGCCGCGCGCAGCCGTTCATCCGCCACCGCCTCGACGACGCCCTGCGCCTGCACCCCGACCCGTGCCCCTGCGGGCAGGCCGCGCGCCGCGTGCACAGCATCGCCGGGCGGCAGGACGACGCCCTGCACCTCCCCGGACCGGCAGGGGAGAGCGTCACCGTCTGGCCGGACTTCCTGCGCGGCGCCCTCGCTGCCGTGCCGGGCCTGCGCGAGTACCGCGCCAACCAGACCGGCCCCTACCAGATCACGCTGCACCTCGACCCGCACACCCCGGACACCCAGACCCACGCCCTGCGCGCCGTCCGGGACGCCCTGCGCCGCAGCCACGCCGACCCTGATCAGCTGACCCTCGACACCCGCTCCCTCGACCCCACCCCGCCCGGCACGAAACGCCGCCGCGTCACCCGAACCTGGAGGCCCGCATGAACCCACCCGACCCCATCCTCGGCGTGCGCCTCCTCGCCACCGCACACGCCCTCCCCGCACGCCGCGTCCCCACCGCCGAAGTCGCCCGGCTGTGCCACGTCCCCGAAGCCGTCGCCCTGAAACGCAGCGGCGTCCACGAACGACGCTGGCTCTCCGGGCAGGAAACCGCCCTGACCCTCGGCACGCAGGCCGCCCGCGAAGCACTGAACCGCGCGGGCCTGAACGTCAGCGACGTGGACGTCCTCCTGAACGCCAGCGGCAGCCAACTGCAACCCATCCCCGACGGCGCCGCCCTCTACGCCCGCGAACTCGGTCTCACCGGCGCCGCCACATACTCCCTGCACGGCACCTGCCTCAGCTTCCTCCTCGCCCTCCAGCACGCCGCCCTCCTCATGCACACCCGGCAGGCCCGGCACGTCCTCATCATCAGCAGCGAAGGCGGCAGCGTCGGCCTCAACCCCAAACAACCCGAAAGCACCCTCCTGATCGGCGACGGCGCCGCCGCCATCCTCCTCGGCCCACCCACCCACCCCCGACAGGGCCTCCACGCCACCCGCATCGAAACGCACCCCGCCGGAGCCGACCACACCCGCATCACCGGCGGCGGCACCCTCCGCCACCCCAACCACCCAACCGCCACCCCCACCGACTTCACCTTCGACATGCAGGGCCTCCAGGTCCTCAAACTCGCCAGCCGCGTCGTCCCGCCCTTCCTCGAACGCCTCCGGCCCGGCCTGAGTCAGGGCCTGCCCGGCATCACGCGCGTCATCCCCCACCAGGCCAGCCAGGCGGGCCTCGACCTGCTGCGCCGCTACGGCTGGCCCGAGGAGCAGGTCGAAGTCACGCTGCGCACCCTGGGGAACGTCATCGCCGCCAGCCTTCCCCTCACGCTGCATCAGGCGGTGGAAGCCGGGCGGCTGGGCGAGGGGGATACCGCGCTGCTCGTCGGCACGGGCGCGGGGCTGATCGCGGGCGGGGTGATCTGGGAGTTGTAACGGGGTTGGTCTGTGCGGTGCCCCACCCCCCAGCCCCCATCCCCAGGGGGGACGGGGGGGCTAACGTTGGCACTGGGCAAGAGATTTGACTTGGGCGGCGTGTTGGTGTCGGGCGGTGACGGGTCCGGCTTCGACGCCATCCTTCGCCCCCGTCGCGGGCCCGCGCGCTTCGCGCACGACGGCCGGTGGGAGTCGGCGGTCAGTCGCTGTGGCGGGACGCTTCGGGCCGCTGATCGACTTTTCTCGCCTTGGCAGAAGCGTGCTCTCCTGGCTCCCCTTTGAGGGGAGCTGTCGCCGTAGGCGACTGCCTGGCACAGCTGCGAAGCAGAGGGGTCCCGCTGCGCAGCAGCCTCCCTTCCCACTCCCCACTGCCCACAACCCACTCCCCCTCCTGTACAGCACCCCGGGCCGGTTCCTGCGTGCGGGCTACGCTGGCCCTATGAGTGCGGATGGCATGCCGGAGAAGTTTGACGTGATCGTGCATCCCGCCGCGGAGTTGCGGGGGGAGTTGCGGGCGCAGCCGAGCAAGAACTACACGACGCGGTACCTGCTGGCGGCGGCGCTGGCGGCTGGGGAGTCGCGGGTGGTGGGCGTGGCGACCAGCGAGGATGCCGGGGCGATGCTGCGTTGCCTGGAGGACTGGGGTGCGGGCGTGGAGTTGGTGGGTGGGGACGCGGTGATCCGGGGCTTCGGGGCGGGGCCGCGGGAGGGTGTGACGCTCAATCCGGGGAATGCGGGGGCGGTGGCGCGGTTCCTGATGGGCGTCGCGGCCCTGACGACGGGCACGGCGTTCGTGACGGACTACCCGGATTCGCTCGGAAAGCGGCCTCAGGGGGATCTGCTGGAGGCCCTGTCGCGCCTGGGCGCGCGCGTGCAGAGTCGGGAGGGCATGTTCCCGCTGTCCATCTCGGGGCCGGTGCGGGGGGGCGTGGTGGAGGTCAGTGCGGAGCGCAGCAGCCAGTACGCGTCGGCGCTGATGTTCCTGGGGCCGCTGCTCCCGGACGGGCTGGACCTGCGGCTGACGGGGGATATCAAAAGTCACGCGCCGCTGCGGCAGACGCTGGATACGCTGGCGGCGTTCGGGGTGCAGGCGTCCGCCAGTGACGACCTGAGTCGCATCACGATCCCCGGTGGGCAGGCGTACCGCGCGGGTCGCGTGCTGGTGCCGGGGGACTACCCGGGCAGCGCGGCGATCCTCGCGGCGGCCGCCACGCGGCCCGGTGAGCTGCGCCTGTCGAACCTCCGCGAGCACGACCTGCAGGGCGAACGCGAGGCGCTGAACGTGCTGCGCGAGATGGGCGCCGACCTGACCCGCGAGGGCGACACCGTGATCGTGCGCGGTGGGCGGCCCCTGCACGCGGTCACGCGGGACGGGGACGGCTTCACGGACGCCGTGCAGGCCCTCACGGCGGCGGCGGCCCTGGCAGGGGGCACGACCACCTGGGAGAACGTGTACACGCTGCGCCTGAAGGAATGCGACCGCATCAGCGACACGCGCCGCGAACTGGAGGCGCTGGGCCTGACCGTCACCGAGACGCAGGACAGCCTGACCGTCACGGGCACGCCCAGCCTCGCGGGCGGCGTCACGGCGGATGGGCACGGCGACCACCGCATGATCATGCTGCTGACCGTGCTGGGCCTGAGCGCGCAGGCCCCGATCCGCATCACGGGCGCGCACCACATCCGCAAGAGCTACCCCATGTTCTTCCGGCACCTCGAAGCCCTCGGGGCGAGGTTCGAGTACCCGGAAGCCACGCGCGCCTGAGCGCACCGCACGCCCCCTTCTTGCACCGCGTTCAGGATGGGGGGGCAGGGGGCGCGGCGTTTCTATGCTGTGGGTCAGCTCCACAAGACCTGTTTCAGGAGGCGCAGCATGATGCAAGGTTCCCCGGACATCGTCGGTGATTCCCCCGCCTGGCTGAGTTTCATCTGGATCGCGTTCACGACCGCGCTGGGCCTGATGATCCTGGGCATCTACTTCATTCCGGTGGACTGGTGGATCAAGGGGTACCTGTACATGGGCACCCTGTTCCTGACGGCCAGCACCCTGACCCTCTCCAAGAGCCTGCGCGACCGGCACGAGCACGAACGTCTCGTGAACCGCGTCAAGAGTGCCCGTACCGAGCAGGTGCTCAGCAAGTTCGACACCTGATCCAGAGCTGGCACGCACTGTGCGGGTCAGCCCATGATGGGCCTGGCCGTTCCGCCCCTCCCCCTTGAGGGGGGAGGCCGGGAGGGGGTGTGCAGGATCGGCGTTCCAGGGTGACGTTGTTGAGAGTGGCTTCCTCTGCTGCCTACGGGTGCGGACTCTGCATCGCCTGAGGTGGGCTATAGGCTGATCTCGGCCCGACGTTGATCCGGCTGGCATGCCCGCCTCATGAGCGGCTGGTCTGCTGGGAGCATGCCCTCAATCCGACTGGCCTTCCCGGCGGCGCTGGCCGCCACGACCCTCGCCCTGCTGGGCAATGGCTGCGCGCAGAGCAGTACCGGCGTCGCGCAGAGCCTCAAGGTGCCCGCCGGGTTCAGCGTGAACCTGTACGCGGACGGCTTCAAGAAGCCGCGCTTCATGGTGGTTGCCAGCAACGGAGACGTGCTGCTCAGCGACACGGGCGCCGGGATCGTGTACGTCCTGCCGGACCGCAACCGTGACGGGGAGGCGGACGGGAAGCAGGTGTTCGCCAGCGGGTTGAACCAGCCGCACGGCCTCGCCATCCGGGGCGGGTTCCTGTACGTGGCGAACACGGACGGCGTGGTGCGCTTCCCGTATAGGGCCGGGGACGTGAAGGCCAGCGCCGCGCCCACGAAACTGGTGGACCTGCCGGGTGGTGGCGGGCACTCCACCCGCACGGTGGAGTTCGGGCCGGACGGGCGGATGTACGTGTCGGTGGGCAGCACCTGCAACGTCTGCGAGGAGAGCGACCCGAAACGCGCCGCGATCTGGGTGTACGACGCGGACGGAAAGAACGGCAAGCCCTACGCGACGGGCCTGCGCAACGCGGTGGGCATCGAGTGGTTCGGCGGGCAGCTGTACGCCACGAACAACGGCCGTGACCAGCTGGGCGACGACCTCCCACCCGAGGGGTTCTACAAGGTCAAACAGGCTGGGTTCTACGGCTGGCCGTACTGCTACACCACCCAGCCCGGACAGGCGCAGGTGTGGGACAAGGACTTTGGGCGCAAGACCGCCGAGACCTGCAAGGCCGCCACGCCCGCCTTCGCGCTGACCACCGCGCACTCCGCGCCGCTGGGCCTAGCGTTCTACACCGGGAAGACCTTCCCCGCCGCGTACCGCGGGCAGATGTTCGTGGCGCTGCACGGCAGCTGGAACCGCAGCGAGAAGAGCGGGTACAAGGTCATCATCATCGACCCGCAGACCGGGAAGGTCACGGACTTCCTAACCGGCTTCCTGCGCGGGCAGAACGTCGTTGGGCGCCCGGTGGACCTCGCGGTGGCCGCCGACGGGTCGCTGCTGCTGACCGACGACGGCGAGGGCCGCGTCTGGCGCATCCAGGCCCGCTGAACTGCGCCGCCGGGCGGGGTGGAGGTGAGGTTCACCGTCCCGCCCGGCGCGCTGCGGGGTGGTGGGGACCGGACAGCTGTCCAGCCGACGCGGCGCTCTGTGCTGGACTTCGGATTCAGGATCAGGCGGGGCGCGGTACACTGGAGGGCGTGTTTGTTCCCGTCGTGATGGTCATTCCGTCCCGCCCGCAGGGGTGGACGCCTGACGCAGGTGTCCACGCGGGGGCCCGATGAAACTCAGCCGCCTGCCGCCCGGCTTCGCGCTCGACACCGCCGCGCAGGGCCTCGCGCTGCGCGAGGAGGCCGTCACCGACGTGCGCCGCGAGTGGACGGACGACGGCTGGCACGCCGAGGCGACCGTCACTGACGCGGGCGTCGCCTACCACGCCACGGTGGACCTGCTGCCCCCGCCCGATCCGCAACTGCGCGGCAGTTCCTGCACCTGTGGGCGCTACCGCTGCCGCCACGTGGCCGCGCTCGTGCTGGCGACCGACCCGCCCGCCGGGCCGCGCCCTGCGCCCCGCGACGCGGCCGACGGGGGAAAACCCGCCCCCGCCGAGGAACCACTGGACGCCCGCACGCAGCAGTGGCTGGCGTCCTTCACGGACACCCGCAGCCCCAGCCGCGGCCGTCAGTTCGAACTGCGTTACGTGCTGCGTTCCCTGCCGCCCGGCTCATCCGCGGGCGGGCGGCGCGTGGCGCTGCAACTCCTGCGCGTCCCGCTGCGCGGCGAGCAG harbors:
- a CDS encoding NAD-dependent epimerase/dehydratase family protein, whose product is MTILVTGATGFLGGVTARTLAADGWKVRGLGRDARRGAALERDGVRFVAADLRVADWDALLDGVEGVVHAAARSTLWGHAADFHADNVTPSAALARACARRGVRLVHVSTPSVYNATGHIEQVREDTPVGPRFDSLYARSKWQAEQAVRAALPDATILRPRGIYGVGDTSIVPRLATALRAGRLPRLTPEEVWTDLTDVRNVAHAITLALTRPAPGVFNVTDGQAIPLWATLDRLADTLGVPRPTRRVPARLLEGVAAALELGARLHPDQPEPPLTASGVRLLTRPMTLDLTRARERLGYAPVVTPEQGFADVFAGLRGGAA
- a CDS encoding MBL fold metallo-hydrolase, encoding MTVRVVPLRAGSCLNLAAITERGAPWRVQAYPAGFTLILHPTRGPVLFDTGYGADVVTAMRRWPGLIYGLITPVQFGPHDSAREQLRVLGFPPEEVRHVIVSHLHADHVGGLRDFPHATFHLDRRAWEPLRALRGVRAVRRAFMPELLPDDFEDRCAWLDFKPGGDALHPFTEVADVFGDGLLRAVPLPGHAPGMVGLLAQEEAGLTVLAADAAWSVRAGREERPVHPLARVAFHDPAQESASGAALRAFLHANPGARLHVSHDAPEGWTAP
- a CDS encoding F390 synthetase-related protein — encoded protein: MNLDGPVNTVLTLLGALDDARLTFRRRAALDRHQDRLAHGHLRWVAAHSPAVAARFRAAGLPLSRWRELPPTDKAAMLATFDTLNTVGVTLDRALAVGRQAERTRDFTPTLTTPAGPVTVGLSTGTSGTQGVFLVSRAEQARWAGTVLRHLLPGGLWGLLRPQRVAFFLRADSPLYRSVRRRQLEFRFFDLLRPLPELAAEAQAYAPTLIVGPPGVLRALHHTGIQLNARVISVAEVLDPDDEAALRGWGDVVQVYQATEGLLALPCPHGSLHLNEAHVHFDLEPLGDDLHRPVITDLRRRAQPFIRHRLDDALRLHPDPCPCGQAARRVHSIAGRQDDALHLPGPAGESVTVWPDFLRGALAAVPGLREYRANQTGPYQITLHLDPHTPDTQTHALRAVRDALRRSHADPDQLTLDTRSLDPTPPGTKRRRVTRTWRPA
- a CDS encoding 3-oxoacyl-ACP synthase III family protein — protein: MNPPDPILGVRLLATAHALPARRVPTAEVARLCHVPEAVALKRSGVHERRWLSGQETALTLGTQAAREALNRAGLNVSDVDVLLNASGSQLQPIPDGAALYARELGLTGAATYSLHGTCLSFLLALQHAALLMHTRQARHVLIISSEGGSVGLNPKQPESTLLIGDGAAAILLGPPTHPRQGLHATRIETHPAGADHTRITGGGTLRHPNHPTATPTDFTFDMQGLQVLKLASRVVPPFLERLRPGLSQGLPGITRVIPHQASQAGLDLLRRYGWPEEQVEVTLRTLGNVIAASLPLTLHQAVEAGRLGEGDTALLVGTGAGLIAGGVIWEL
- the aroA gene encoding 3-phosphoshikimate 1-carboxyvinyltransferase, which encodes MSADGMPEKFDVIVHPAAELRGELRAQPSKNYTTRYLLAAALAAGESRVVGVATSEDAGAMLRCLEDWGAGVELVGGDAVIRGFGAGPREGVTLNPGNAGAVARFLMGVAALTTGTAFVTDYPDSLGKRPQGDLLEALSRLGARVQSREGMFPLSISGPVRGGVVEVSAERSSQYASALMFLGPLLPDGLDLRLTGDIKSHAPLRQTLDTLAAFGVQASASDDLSRITIPGGQAYRAGRVLVPGDYPGSAAILAAAATRPGELRLSNLREHDLQGEREALNVLREMGADLTREGDTVIVRGGRPLHAVTRDGDGFTDAVQALTAAAALAGGTTTWENVYTLRLKECDRISDTRRELEALGLTVTETQDSLTVTGTPSLAGGVTADGHGDHRMIMLLTVLGLSAQAPIRITGAHHIRKSYPMFFRHLEALGARFEYPEATRA
- a CDS encoding YiaA/YiaB family inner membrane protein, with the protein product MMQGSPDIVGDSPAWLSFIWIAFTTALGLMILGIYFIPVDWWIKGYLYMGTLFLTASTLTLSKSLRDRHEHERLVNRVKSARTEQVLSKFDT
- a CDS encoding PQQ-dependent sugar dehydrogenase, which produces MPSIRLAFPAALAATTLALLGNGCAQSSTGVAQSLKVPAGFSVNLYADGFKKPRFMVVASNGDVLLSDTGAGIVYVLPDRNRDGEADGKQVFASGLNQPHGLAIRGGFLYVANTDGVVRFPYRAGDVKASAAPTKLVDLPGGGGHSTRTVEFGPDGRMYVSVGSTCNVCEESDPKRAAIWVYDADGKNGKPYATGLRNAVGIEWFGGQLYATNNGRDQLGDDLPPEGFYKVKQAGFYGWPYCYTTQPGQAQVWDKDFGRKTAETCKAATPAFALTTAHSAPLGLAFYTGKTFPAAYRGQMFVALHGSWNRSEKSGYKVIIIDPQTGKVTDFLTGFLRGQNVVGRPVDLAVAADGSLLLTDDGEGRVWRIQAR